The following coding sequences are from one Musa acuminata AAA Group cultivar baxijiao chromosome BXJ2-4, Cavendish_Baxijiao_AAA, whole genome shotgun sequence window:
- the LOC135610420 gene encoding homeobox protein BEL1 homolog, which translates to MGESQHHQQALGYTNFSPTADPVLMHSFQPSQELYSLQAGMEMLGVPSKPQQNTDAWRAFFPVAGSSSNAASSFPQTLNENLMVTPERVGVSQWHPRNRMLVDESSARFLFPSCQGNGQSSSGLSLSLNHAETSNSGYDQPPFDHHGLTSSRDTQLLQKPADHHLQDGRFFQSSTSQSALINPYQQSQQPLKSTKYLIPARELLNEFCSLETAVIGSSKDKASKTKPWEEGGTSSSSISFNQSLYSLDIHELQGRKAKLLSMLEEVDKRYRRYREQMRAVVLSFEAVAGEGAATVYSALAAKVMSRHFRCLRDGIVGQIDAIKKAMGEKDAVAPGTSRGETPRLKLIDQCIRQQRAFQQAGMMESHPWRPQRGLPERSVSILRAWLFEHFLHPYPSDVDKHILARQTGLSRSQVSNWFINARVRLWKPMVEEMYLEETKEQENQTSQEENYNSSDNVNRNLIYNSCQVDNVEDRKPAPGQLLTEPDSLSWVISNSDGRERAGSKSSQNPNASDNFGVVDLDFTSYNQCSHPSFGSGVSLTLGLQQHNGGGMGLSFSPPAPQPSLLFSREQMEECHPSQLPIVDADAQNSAYRNLVGAQLLRHFAG; encoded by the exons ATGGGTGAGTCGCAGCATCACCAGCAAGCCTTGGGTTACACCAATTTTTCCCCCACGGCCGACCCAGTACTGATGCACAGCTTTCAACCAAGCCAGGAGCTCTACAGCTTGCAGGCGGGGATGGAGATGCTCGGAGTACCCTCCAAGCCCCAGCAGAACACCGACGCCTGGAGAGCCTTCTTCCCCGTGGCCGGCAGTTCGTCCAACGCAGCTTCCAGCTTCCCGCAAACGCTGAATGAGAATCTCATGGTTACACCCGAGAGGGTGGGCGTGAGTCAATGGCATCCTCGGAATCGGATGCTCGTGGACGAATCCTCGGCAAGGTTTCTATTCCCATCATGCCAAGGGAATGGGCAGTCCAGTAGCGGATTGTCCTTGTCCTTAAACCATGCTGAAACTTCCAACTCCGGCTACGATCAGCCACCCTTCGATCACCATGGTTTAACCAGTTCTCGAGACACTCAGTTGCTTCAGAAACCTGCAGATCATCATCTCCAAGATGGCAGGTTCTTTCAGTCGTCGACTTCGCAGTCAGCTCTGATCAATCCCTACCAGCAATCGCAGCAACCGCTGAAGAGCACCAAGTACTTGATCCCAGCAAGAGAGCTGCTAAACGAGTTCTGCAGTCTGGAAACTGCAGTCATCGGTTCATCAAAGGACAAGGCCAGCAAAACTAAGCCGTGGGAGGAAGGAGgcacttcttcttcctccatctcATTCAACCAGTCTCTCTACTCTTTAGACATTCATGAGCTCCAGGGAAGGAAGGCCAAGTTGCTGTCCATGCTAGAAGAG GTGGACAAGAGGTACCGAAGATACCGAGAGCAAATGAGAGCTGTGGTCTTATCGTTCGAGGCGGTGGCGGGAGAAGGAGCGGCGACGGTGTACTCAGCTCTGGCAGCTAAGGTGATGTCGAGGCACTTCAGGTGTCTGAGGGATGGAATCGTGGGACAGATCGATGCGATAAAGAAGGCGATGGGAGAGAAGGACGCAGTTGCACCGGGTACCTCGAGAGGCGAGACGCCGAGGCTCAAGCTCATCGACCAGTGCATTCGACAGCAGAGGGCGTTTCAGCAGGCCGGGATGATGGAGAGCCACCCATGGCGGCCGCAGAGGGGCCTTCCTGAGCGCTCGGTGTCGATTCTGCGTGCCTGGCTCTTCGAGCACTTTCTTCATCC GTACCCTAGTGATGTTGATAAGCATATATTAGCCCGGCAAACTGGACTCTCCAGGAGTCAG GTGTCCAATTGGTTCATAAACGCTAGGGTGAGGTTGTGGAAGCCAATGGTGGAGGAGATGTACTTGGAAGAGACGAAGGAGCAGGAGAACCAGACATCGCAAGAAGAGAACTACAACAGCAGTGACAATGTTAATCGTAATCTTATCTATAACTCTTGCCAGGTGGATAATGTGGAAGACCGGAAGCCAGCACCGGGGCAGCTCCTTACAGAACCCGACTCGCTCTCCTGGGTCATCAGCAACTCCGACGGGAGAGAGCGTGCCGGAAGCAAGAGTTCTCAGAATCCAAACGCCAGCGACAACTTTGGTGTGGTAGATCTGGACTTCACCTCCTACAACCAGTGCAGCCACCCGAGCTTCGGCAGCGGCGTGTCCCTAACGCTTGGCCTGCAGCAACACAACGGCGGAGGCATGGGCCTGTCGTTCTCGCCGCCGGCGCCTCAGCCGTCTCTCCTCTTCTCCAGAGAACAGATGGAGGAGTGCCACCCGAGCCAGCTCCCTATCGTGGATGCCGACGCGCAGAACAGTGCCTACAGGAACCTGGTGGGAGCTCAGTTGCTGCGGCACTTCGCGGGGTAG
- the LOC135610419 gene encoding uncharacterized protein LOC135610419 isoform X2, which translates to MEKKKTAVVVGSPRARSCTRPWRWAKTLFFLATMLASLLLVCAPPLLVVLVDLLLPPALLSNSSLSASSLCEQLESFVFRSSLVDVPIVSAVRSFLILCAFLVCDGSRGVYLGITVFCSSASMAYVLLKAFSMSSVAGAPRPILAIAAGEDAAVIQALFLGSLALAIAHMAVAYRTSCRERRKLLVYRIDVEAVCFPFPISRKVLDLCRIDHACFGNYRSL; encoded by the exons atggagaagaagaagacggcGGTGGTGGTGGGTTCGCCCAGAGCGAGGTCTTGCACCCGGCCGTGGAGATGGGCCAAGACGCTGTTCTTCCTGGCCACCATGTTGGCCTCCCTCCTCCTCGTCTGCGCTCCGCCGCTCCTCGTCGTCCTGGTCGACCTCCTCCTCCCGCCGGCTCTGCTCTCCAACTCTTCCCTCTCCGCTTCGTCTCTCTGCGAACAGCTCGAGAGCTTCGTCTTCCGATCCTCCTTGGTCGACGTGCCGATCGTTTCCGCAGTCAGATCCTTCCTCATCCTGT GTGCTTTCCTCGTCTGCGACGGGAGCCGGGGAGTCTACCTGGGGATCACCGTCTTCTGCAGCTCCGCGTCGATGGCGTACGTTCTGCTCAAGGCTTTCAGCATGTCCTCAGTGGCGGGAGCGCCGCGGCCGATCCTCGCTATCGCCGCCGGCGAGGACGCTGCCGTGATCCAAGCGTTGTTCTTGGGATCCTTAGCTCTGGCCATCGCTCACATGGCGGTGGCGTACCGGACCAGCTGCAGGGAGCGGCGCAAGCTGCTCGTCTACAGAATCGATGTCGAAGCGGTATGCTTTCCTTTCCCCATCTCTCGTAAAGTTCTTGATCTATGCCGGATCGATCATGCATGCTTTGGGAATTACAGATCATTATAG
- the LOC135610421 gene encoding BTB/POZ domain-containing protein At1g63850-like yields the protein MATSSHRLKTHTQQQPPPQPRTQPRPQQPNRRSNTNAKRRKRRETLPPHVVSSDGPWCCATSSSVAASPPHARRVPAVVPQDQAEAVLIAEVPPSASPSPLPMDASPAASPAASAAAAFSSPYPPYPSSYSKFNSALNAGLLNPMSPPPPPPLDKTRSSPTLFDMMANEQDYHPRPAVPPQLPLPGRAGAALAAASAQDRQLLLQERVAEIIGSCSPGNQLNDVESGDVRLTLSSKDGLTVSLNVHRNILVAHSRFFAAKLSDRWSKQQRSLPHIVEISDCDDVEVYVETLRLMYCKDLRRRLMREDVSKVLGILKVSASIAFDAGVLSCLEYLEAAPWAEDEEEKVASLLSQLHLDSSGAEEVLKRVSLEMATCDAEEPNGGNGGEEILVRLIQVVLEGKDEKARREMKGLVSKMLRENNTASQCGGMGGGGGANRGGDLSKESLYSACDGCLRSLRHHFALAAASDLIEAAQIARQADNLHWILDILIDRQIADDFLRTWACQAELSEMHPRVPAIHRYEVSRVTARLFVAVGKGQILVSKEARCLLLRTWLEPFYEDFGWMRRACKGLDRHLIEDGLANTILTLPLATQQEILLAWFDRFLNAGDDCPNIQRGFEVWWRRAFWRRNGEPDQQPPVLRITAAAAACENSC from the exons ATGGCTACTTCCTCTCACCGCCTCAAAACCCACACCCAACAACAACCACCACCACAACCACGGacacagccacggccgcagcagcCTAACCGCAGATCGAACACGAACGCCAAGCGCCGGAAGCGCCGGGAGACTCTGCCCCCCCACGTCGTCTCTTCCGACGGGCCCTGGTGCTGCGCCACCTCCTCCTCAGTCGCTGCCTCACCGCCTCACGCCCGCCGCGTCCCCGCGGTGGTCCCGCAGGACCAGGCCGAGGCCGTTCTGATCGCCGAGGTTCCCCCGTCTGCCTCCCCCTCGCCCTTGCCCATGGATGCCTCTCCTGCCGCCTCCCCCGCCGCTTCCGCTGCTGCTGCGTTCTCCTCCCCCTACCCCCCGTACCCCTCCAGCTACAGCAAGTTTAACTCTGCCCTCAACGCGGGTCTTCTGAATCCCATGtcccctccgccaccgccgccccTCGACAAGACCCGCTCCAGCCCAACCCTCTTCGACATGATGGCGAACGAGCAGGACTACCACCCCCGCCCCGCCGTCCCCCCTCAGCTGCCACTCCCCGGCCGCGCCGGCGCTGCCTTAGCGGCCGCCTCAGCCCAGGATCGCCAGCTCCTTCTCCAGGAGCGCGTGGCCGAGATCATCGGTAGCTGCAGCCCCGGGAACCAGCTCAACGACGTGGAGTCCGGGGACGTCCGCCTCACCCTCAGCTCCAAGGACGGCCTCACCGTCTCCCTCAACGTCCACCGCAACATCCTTGTCGCGCACAGCCGCTTCTTTGCCGCCAAGCTCTCGGACCGTTGGTCCAAGCAGCAGCGCTCCCTCCCGCACATCGTGGAGATCTCTGACTGCGACGACGTCGAGGTCTACGTGGAGACCCTCCGCCTGATGTATTGCAAGGATCTGCGCCGGCGCCTTATGCGGGAGGACGTCTCCAAGGTCCTCGGCATTCTAAAG GTTTCAGCGTCGATCGCTTTTGATGCGGGGGTTCTATCTTGCCTCGAGTACTTGGAAGCCGCCCCCTGggcggaggacgaggaggagaaggtggCCTCGCTTCTATCTCAGCTCCACCTGGATAGCTCGGGCGCAGAGGAGGTGCTCAAGCGGGTGTCCCTTGAAATGGCGACATGCGACGCCGAGGAGCCCAATGGCGGAAATGGAGGCGAGGAAATCCTCGTCCGGCTAATCCAGGTGGTGTTAGAGGGCAAGGACGAGAAGGCGAGACGGGAGATGAAGGGCCTGGTCTCCAAGATGCTCCGCGAGAACAACACCGCCTCACAGTGTGGCGGAATGGGCGGCGGTGGGGGCGCCAACAGGGGCGGAGACCTCAGCAAGGAGTCCCTCTACTCTGCCTGTGATGGCTGCCTCCGCTCGCTCCGCCACCACTTCGCCCTCGCCGCCGCGTCCGACCTCATCGAGGCCGCTCAGATCGCGCGGCAGGCGGACAACCTCCACTGGATCCTCGACATCCTCATCGACCGGCAGATCGCCGACGATTTCCTGCGGACGTGGGCGTGCCAGGCGGAGCTCTCGGAGATGCACCCCAGGGTGCCGGCCATTCACCGGTACGAGGTGAGCCGGGTGACGGCGCGGCTGTTCGTCGCGGTTGGGAAGGGTCAGATTCTGGTGTCCAAGGAGGCGCGATGCCTGCTGCTGCGAACCTGGCTGGAGCCATTCTACGAGGACTTCGGGTGGATGCGGAGGGCATGCAAGGGCCTCGACCGCCACCTGATCGAGGACGGCCTCGCCAACACCATTCTCACGCTGCCGCTGGCCACGCAGCAGGAGATCCTGCTCGCATGGTTCGACCGGTTCCTCAACGCCGGCGACGACTGCCCCAACATCCAGAGGGGCTTCGAGGTGTGGTGGCGGCGGGCCTTCTGGCGGAGGAACGGGGAGCCCGATCAACAGCCGCCGGTGCTCAGGATCACGGCCGCCGCCGCTGCCTGCGAGAATTCTTGCTGA
- the LOC103976342 gene encoding homeobox protein knotted-1-like 3 — MQSDQGLGMEMGVGAGGECSSSAAAAEQQLLKAEMAVHPLWEQLLGAHVGCLRVATPIDHLPLIDAQLAQSHHLVRSYAAGRRPLLSPHEKQELDSFLAQYLMVLCSFREQLQQHVRVHAVEAVIACREIEQSLQDLTGATLEEGSGATMSDDEDELQMDCPLDISVEGHDMMGFGPLLPTESERSLMERVRQELKIELKQGFRSRIEDVREEILRKRRAGKLPGDTTSILKQWWQQNSKWPYPTEDDKAKLVEETGLQLKQINNWFINQRKRNWHNSSQSATTLKSKRKK; from the exons ATGCAAAGTGATCAAGGTCTGGGCATGGAGATGGGAGTAGGTGCAGGAGGGGAGTGCTCCTCTTCCGCCGCAGCGGCGGAGCAGCAGCTTCTGAAGGCGGAGATGGCGGTGCACCCGCTGTGGGAACAGCTGCTGGGGGCTCACGTCGGCTGCCTCCGGGTGGCCACGCCGATCGATCACCTACCGCTGATCGACGCGCAGCTGGCGCAGTCGCACCACCTGGTCCGGTCCTATGCCGCCGGTCGTCGCCCCTTGCTTTCCCCCCACGAGAAGCAAGAACTCGACTCCTTCCTG GCGCAGTATCTTATGGTGTTGTGCTCGTTCAGAGAGCAGCTCCAGCAACACGTCCGTGTCCACGCCGTGGAGGCCGTCATAGCTTGCAGGGAGATCGAGCAGTCTTTGCAAGATCTCACAG GAGCAACTCTCGAAGAAGGGTCGGGAGCGACGATGTCGGACGATGAGGACGAGCTGCAGATGGACTGCCCATTAGATATCAGCGTGGAGGGGCATGACATGATGGGATTTGGGCCGCTGCTTCCCACCGAATCGGAGCGGTCTCTGATGGAGAGGGTGAGGCAAGAACTGAAGATTGAACTGAAACAG GGCTTTAGGTCGAGAATCGAGGATGTCCGAGAAGAGATACTTCGGAAGAGAAGGGCGGGGAAGCTGCCCGGTGACACCACTTCGATATTGAAGCAATGGTGGCAGCAAAACTCCAAGTGGCCGTACCCTACT GAGGACGACAAAGCAAAGCTGGTGGAGGAGACAGGCCTGCAGCTGAAGCAGATCAACAACTGGTTCATCAACCAACGAAAGCGCAATTGGCACAACAGCTCCCAGTCGGCGACCACTCTCAAGTCCAAGCGCAAGAA GTGA
- the LOC135610419 gene encoding uncharacterized protein LOC135610419 isoform X1, with the protein MEKKKTAVVVGSPRARSCTRPWRWAKTLFFLATMLASLLLVCAPPLLVVLVDLLLPPALLSNSSLSASSLCEQLESFVFRSSLVDVPIVSAVRSFLILCAFLVCDGSRGVYLGITVFCSSASMAYVLLKAFSMSSVAGAPRPILAIAAGEDAAVIQALFLGSLALAIAHMAVAYRTSCRERRKLLVYRIDVEAVKGKGGLIKGDIKL; encoded by the exons atggagaagaagaagacggcGGTGGTGGTGGGTTCGCCCAGAGCGAGGTCTTGCACCCGGCCGTGGAGATGGGCCAAGACGCTGTTCTTCCTGGCCACCATGTTGGCCTCCCTCCTCCTCGTCTGCGCTCCGCCGCTCCTCGTCGTCCTGGTCGACCTCCTCCTCCCGCCGGCTCTGCTCTCCAACTCTTCCCTCTCCGCTTCGTCTCTCTGCGAACAGCTCGAGAGCTTCGTCTTCCGATCCTCCTTGGTCGACGTGCCGATCGTTTCCGCAGTCAGATCCTTCCTCATCCTGT GTGCTTTCCTCGTCTGCGACGGGAGCCGGGGAGTCTACCTGGGGATCACCGTCTTCTGCAGCTCCGCGTCGATGGCGTACGTTCTGCTCAAGGCTTTCAGCATGTCCTCAGTGGCGGGAGCGCCGCGGCCGATCCTCGCTATCGCCGCCGGCGAGGACGCTGCCGTGATCCAAGCGTTGTTCTTGGGATCCTTAGCTCTGGCCATCGCTCACATGGCGGTGGCGTACCGGACCAGCTGCAGGGAGCGGCGCAAGCTGCTCGTCTACAGAATCGATGTCGAAGCG GTCAAGGGAAAAGGTGGGCTAATTAAAGGAGACATCAAACTATGA
- the LOC135608751 gene encoding brassinosteroid-responsive RING protein 1-like: MTLGDMWFSFCVALLLPTALHRIVLVVDDLWKPIVWISDALGLDKLFDIIGVNIVIGIVDLFGIVDPWPDHSIADDSYGNGQQLQATSATLEMEEALLVMRYEELSGIVRYADDDCTVCLCKFEHGDEVRLLTNCRHVYHRQCLDKWVELRRRTCPLCRTPLIPVEKRDVVDYHDRAGFQ, encoded by the exons ATGACCCTTG GTGACATGTGGTTTTCATTCTGCGTTGCGTTGCTCTTACCGACAGCGCTCCACCGCATTGTTTTGGTTGTCGACGACTTGTGGAAGCCCATCGTTTGGATATCCGACGCGCTCGGCCTCGACAAACTCTTCGACATAATCGGTGTCAACATAGTCATAGGCATCGTCGACCTCTTCGGCATCGTCGACCCCTGGCCTGACCATAGCATCGCAGATGATAGCTATGGTAACGGCCAGCAGCTACAGGCGACATCAGCGACGCTAGAAATGGAGGAGGCGCTTCTCGTGATGCGGTACGAGGAACTATCGGGAATAGTCCGGTACGCCGATGACGATTGCACCGTGTGCCTGTGCAAGTTCGAGCACGGGGACGAAGTGCGACTGCTAACCAACTGCCGCCACGTCTACCACCGCCAGTGCCTTGACAAGTGGGTGGAGCTTCGCCGACGAACCTGTCCGCTTTGCCGGACTCCACTTATCCCAGTGGAGAAGCGAGACGTCGTGGACTACCATGATAGGGCGGGCTTCCAATGA